One genomic window of Elusimicrobiota bacterium includes the following:
- a CDS encoding TonB family protein codes for MSWAINDSRRLQACWTLSLCVHGAALATFLTWQKRVEMRLPVLDNVELIEPEALKPPSSPTAVPQKEEKTWLDLIKTALPKKTAALLEESVRPEKKPSLMETQAPAPIDLKKGLAGVKPEINLDRANVQTKGLSDAAMPEAARSQRAPALSEAPIKLEEVGRVAVAKPQAPVESIALRTTTRRLAGDGAIALPGLNRPSKSALKEETIALNRGPAVRVQAPVADDRALALQNAPAGAAKGPGAGSIRDLTAPAKAISKSSDERLLGEKSFGREKAMELKGPISNRKILKYFLPEYPQWARDQAIAASVSIKFWVASDGRVSNNTVIERTSGYKDLDERAIRAIKGWLFEPLNSSEEQWGVVTFRYVLE; via the coding sequence ATGAGCTGGGCCATTAATGATTCGCGGCGGTTGCAAGCCTGCTGGACCTTGTCGTTGTGCGTTCACGGCGCAGCCTTGGCCACTTTTTTGACCTGGCAGAAGCGCGTTGAAATGAGGCTTCCGGTTTTAGATAACGTTGAATTGATCGAGCCGGAGGCGTTGAAGCCGCCTTCGTCGCCCACGGCCGTTCCTCAGAAAGAGGAAAAAACCTGGCTCGACCTCATTAAAACAGCTCTGCCTAAAAAAACGGCCGCGCTCCTTGAGGAGTCCGTGCGCCCGGAGAAAAAACCTTCTCTCATGGAGACTCAGGCTCCGGCGCCGATCGATTTGAAGAAGGGGCTTGCCGGGGTTAAGCCTGAAATCAATTTGGACCGCGCGAATGTTCAGACCAAGGGGTTAAGCGACGCGGCCATGCCTGAAGCGGCCCGTTCGCAGCGCGCGCCTGCATTGAGCGAAGCTCCGATCAAACTTGAGGAAGTCGGGCGGGTGGCCGTTGCCAAACCGCAAGCCCCGGTTGAATCCATCGCTCTACGCACGACAACGCGCCGCTTGGCCGGCGACGGCGCCATCGCTTTGCCGGGTCTCAATCGGCCGTCTAAATCCGCTTTGAAAGAAGAAACCATCGCTTTAAATCGCGGTCCCGCCGTTAGGGTTCAAGCGCCGGTTGCCGACGATCGGGCGCTGGCCCTGCAAAATGCTCCTGCCGGAGCCGCTAAAGGGCCGGGAGCCGGCTCCATTCGCGACTTAACTGCGCCCGCCAAAGCCATCTCTAAGTCCTCCGATGAAAGGCTGTTGGGGGAGAAATCGTTCGGACGCGAAAAAGCCATGGAACTTAAAGGCCCTATCTCCAATCGTAAAATTCTTAAATACTTTTTGCCGGAATATCCTCAATGGGCCCGCGATCAAGCCATTGCAGCTTCGGTCAGCATTAAATTTTGGGTGGCTTCGGATGGCCGCGTGAGCAACAATACGGTGATTGAACGCACGTCGGGTTATAAGGATTTGGACGAACGGGCAATCCGGGCCATTAAGGGCTGGCTTTTTGAGCCGCTCAATTCGTCCGAAGAACAATGGGGAGTCGTGACATTTAGGTATGTGCTTGAGTAA
- a CDS encoding biopolymer transporter ExbD: protein MAMQTGGDRDEPVTGINVTPLVDVCLVLVIIFMVTAPILNQSTLSVDLPKAKTKEGEEKSNVTITITKDKRWAVNEQEIAADEIEKVLPARIRQTPDKLVVIKADQEALHGELLSAMRAAKNAGAKSITIATVQK, encoded by the coding sequence ATGGCCATGCAAACGGGCGGCGATCGAGACGAACCGGTCACCGGCATCAACGTTACTCCTCTGGTGGACGTTTGCCTGGTGCTTGTCATCATTTTCATGGTGACGGCGCCGATCCTAAACCAATCCACGCTTTCCGTTGATCTGCCCAAAGCCAAGACCAAGGAGGGCGAGGAAAAGTCCAATGTCACGATCACGATCACTAAAGATAAACGTTGGGCCGTCAATGAACAGGAAATCGCCGCGGACGAGATCGAAAAAGTTCTGCCGGCCAGGATTAGGCAAACTCCGGACAAGCTCGTCGTTATCAAGGCCGACCAGGAAGCGCTTCATGGCGAATTGCTATCAGCCATGCGGGCCGCGAAAAACGCCGGCGCCAAATCCATCACCATCGCGACGGTGCAGAAATGA
- a CDS encoding biopolymer transporter ExbD codes for MRTLSDGDDPITEINVTPLVDVSLVLVIIFMAVSPLILQAGIKAMESKTGAAQGLKTVEKNVNLEMDRAGIMRVNGKIVPKDGLRIALKKALAASKDRQSGTRKIDLMNKNKDSQKGEQAR; via the coding sequence ATGAGAACGCTTTCAGACGGCGACGATCCGATCACGGAAATCAACGTGACGCCGCTCGTCGATGTTTCCCTGGTTTTAGTCATTATTTTTATGGCGGTTTCTCCTCTTATCCTTCAGGCCGGCATCAAGGCCATGGAATCAAAAACCGGCGCCGCTCAAGGGCTCAAAACAGTCGAAAAAAACGTCAATTTAGAAATGGACCGGGCCGGGATCATGAGGGTCAATGGAAAAATCGTGCCCAAAGATGGATTGCGCATCGCGTTAAAGAAAGCGTTGGCCGCGAGCAAGGATCGACAATCCGGCACCAGAAAAATCGATTTGATGAACAAGAACAAGGACTCTCAAAAAGGAGAACAGGCGCGGTAA
- a CDS encoding MotA/TolQ/ExbB proton channel family protein: MPEINYLEILRTSFTLVLLLGCSVVLLTFAAERWFFIKKASRGQEAFVNTLMKLIDSGKLEEALTLCGKTPTPLSIVAKAAITHRKKPKSQLEELLLAIRMEERQHLERHLGVLGTLGNIAPFVGLFGTVVGIIKAFQDLALSGSAGPSVVAAGIAEALVATAGGLAVAIPAVVLYNYFLKKVKNLTVAMETTQIKVLVGLEVA; this comes from the coding sequence ATGCCTGAAATCAATTATTTGGAAATTCTGCGCACAAGCTTTACGCTTGTCTTGCTTCTGGGATGTTCGGTCGTGCTGCTGACCTTTGCCGCGGAGCGCTGGTTTTTCATTAAGAAAGCCTCCCGCGGCCAAGAGGCTTTCGTCAACACATTGATGAAGCTGATTGATTCCGGCAAGTTGGAAGAGGCGTTGACTCTTTGCGGAAAAACGCCCACGCCTTTATCCATCGTGGCCAAAGCCGCGATTACCCATCGCAAGAAACCCAAGTCGCAGCTGGAGGAGCTTTTATTGGCTATTCGTATGGAAGAACGCCAACATCTTGAGCGCCATCTGGGGGTTTTGGGCACATTAGGCAATATCGCTCCTTTCGTGGGCTTATTCGGGACGGTTGTCGGCATTATCAAGGCGTTCCAAGATTTAGCTCTATCTGGATCGGCAGGCCCTTCAGTAGTGGCCGCGGGCATCGCGGAAGCGCTCGTGGCCACGGCCGGAGGTTTGGCCGTCGCCATCCCTGCCGTTGTTCTCTATAACTATTTTCTTAAGAAGGTTAAAAATTTGACCGTGGCTATGGAAACCACGCAGATCAAAGTTTTGGTCGGATTGGAGGTCGCTTAA
- a CDS encoding tetratricopeptide repeat protein, producing the protein MGRRRAAAAVLAVFCFPGIALAQDALKAAQELYDRGEYSSALGYYERYIKQNPKDPKAQSIRFMIAECALKARRLEADSSGRTDRSLSAENKIASLFLETVNIEPKSYLAEGAQFRVNEMFFNTGLYSEAAQSWDKFLDKYEGSYLRGEALLAMAHTQAARGQFDEAQFAVDELLRYNPAYQEGDSVRYLTGLLAFAKRDWAAAIENFEKLTRQTDASLYYAAKSYASQGRALFAAAKFQELINRYPGSSFVEESAFLLADAYFAAQDFAGAVRRFESFLETYSTGSFRWAAHYKIGASYFAEEDYLAAREALQTVLEGPSAGPAGELALHHGSGRLPGSIAQNGNEFVPWALYLIGESYLKEKRFREAGYALSKMANTFPAHSLAANALYKLSWCFIQDSDLAAAESNLRQLAALYPNHSILSYGQLLLGRILRNQGKYAEAARAYQKSIDLTFPGEVAEAAMALASQVHYLGDNDAALVSGYHLLVNNFPPAANPWRAWSYLFVAEGYFKRGHYREAADIYEAIIKAYPSSPAWPHAQNGLAWSFFKMGRFSEALGIRDKILKMTGEAFPADLLLVNDYERGNVLFNLKRYSDALEQFERFGEKNSGHDLAPEAKYRIGLCYAQLGYHGQSLEVWEALRKTHAGSEAAMRASWMIADTYFRAAKYDAAVGAYQQIIEANPKDSRLPQARLRIAQSHYNNQKFPEAMEAFQSLIVNHPDTPEAKEGLDFLASLLERAELRHLAQDRLHNAAAFLGASSKLGAEAQFIIAQSYFTAGDWAHAAEDLEKLGIAGFDAERLALKEYYAGESYYQLGKWKNAVRAFERLVKNFPQDERVAFALFRLGASYFKLENFRDAAQYFEALAQNYPKSDQAASAMYNAAMSYKSAKTWTQAENAFLNYMRKFPDKAKETGAREELAAVYEEQKKYGDAAMQLDDARKEIGRLEPRYGEMSFKIAELRVLGGQDDAAIQTYELLLEELPAKNEWRLSALIKLGELYEKNSRWQDAIRVYDLLVKDAVKPEWVQAGKARAEFIKTNHPEIFGGGKKTGPQGGN; encoded by the coding sequence ATGGGGAGACGACGCGCAGCTGCGGCTGTATTAGCCGTGTTTTGCTTTCCCGGCATTGCGTTGGCGCAAGATGCTTTAAAAGCCGCTCAGGAGCTTTACGATCGGGGGGAGTACAGCTCGGCCTTGGGTTATTACGAGCGCTATATTAAGCAGAATCCTAAAGATCCCAAGGCTCAATCCATCCGCTTCATGATCGCGGAGTGTGCGCTTAAAGCCCGGCGGCTTGAGGCCGACTCCTCCGGGCGGACGGATCGAAGCCTTTCCGCGGAAAATAAAATCGCTTCTCTTTTTCTTGAAACGGTCAATATCGAACCCAAGAGTTACCTGGCCGAAGGAGCCCAGTTTCGCGTCAATGAGATGTTTTTTAATACGGGCCTTTATAGCGAAGCCGCGCAATCCTGGGACAAGTTTCTGGATAAATATGAGGGAAGCTATTTGCGAGGGGAGGCTCTTTTGGCCATGGCCCATACGCAGGCGGCGCGCGGCCAATTCGACGAGGCTCAGTTCGCTGTCGACGAGTTGTTGCGCTACAACCCCGCCTATCAGGAAGGCGATAGCGTCCGCTACCTGACGGGTTTGCTGGCGTTCGCCAAGAGGGATTGGGCCGCGGCCATCGAGAATTTTGAAAAGTTAACCCGCCAGACGGACGCGAGCCTTTACTACGCGGCGAAAAGCTATGCCTCCCAGGGCCGGGCGCTTTTTGCGGCCGCCAAGTTTCAAGAATTGATCAATCGTTACCCCGGCTCATCATTCGTCGAAGAGTCCGCGTTTCTTCTGGCGGACGCCTACTTTGCGGCCCAGGATTTTGCCGGCGCGGTCAGGCGTTTCGAGAGTTTCCTGGAAACCTACTCGACCGGCTCCTTCCGGTGGGCGGCACACTATAAAATCGGAGCGAGCTATTTTGCCGAAGAAGATTATCTGGCGGCCAGGGAAGCCCTGCAAACCGTTTTGGAAGGGCCTTCCGCCGGACCGGCCGGGGAATTGGCGCTTCACCATGGCTCCGGCCGCCTTCCCGGCAGCATCGCCCAGAACGGCAATGAATTCGTTCCCTGGGCCTTGTATTTGATCGGTGAAAGCTACCTGAAAGAAAAAAGGTTCAGGGAGGCGGGTTATGCCTTGAGCAAAATGGCCAACACCTTCCCGGCGCATTCCCTTGCCGCCAATGCTTTGTACAAATTGTCCTGGTGTTTCATCCAAGACTCGGACTTGGCCGCGGCTGAATCGAATCTCAGGCAATTGGCCGCGCTTTATCCTAATCATTCGATTCTTTCTTACGGCCAGCTTCTGTTGGGCCGGATTTTGCGCAATCAGGGCAAGTATGCCGAGGCGGCTCGCGCCTATCAAAAAAGCATTGACCTGACATTCCCGGGCGAAGTTGCGGAAGCGGCGATGGCCCTGGCCAGCCAGGTGCATTATTTAGGCGACAATGACGCGGCCTTGGTATCGGGCTATCATCTTCTGGTTAATAATTTTCCTCCCGCGGCCAACCCCTGGCGCGCATGGTCCTATTTATTCGTCGCGGAAGGGTATTTTAAGCGCGGGCATTATCGTGAGGCCGCGGATATTTACGAAGCCATCATTAAGGCTTACCCATCAAGCCCGGCTTGGCCCCATGCCCAGAACGGTTTGGCTTGGAGTTTCTTTAAAATGGGGCGTTTCAGCGAAGCCCTGGGCATCCGCGATAAAATTTTAAAAATGACGGGCGAAGCTTTCCCTGCGGATTTATTGCTCGTGAACGATTATGAGCGGGGCAATGTGCTGTTTAATTTGAAGCGCTACAGCGACGCCCTGGAACAGTTTGAGCGCTTCGGAGAAAAAAATTCGGGCCACGATCTCGCGCCCGAGGCCAAATACCGCATCGGACTTTGTTACGCTCAATTAGGGTATCACGGTCAATCGCTTGAGGTTTGGGAAGCGTTGAGAAAAACGCATGCGGGCTCGGAGGCCGCCATGCGCGCGTCTTGGATGATCGCGGATACTTATTTTCGCGCCGCCAAATACGACGCCGCGGTCGGCGCTTACCAGCAAATCATTGAAGCGAATCCCAAAGACAGCCGTTTGCCTCAGGCGCGTTTGCGCATCGCTCAAAGCCACTACAACAATCAAAAGTTTCCTGAAGCCATGGAAGCGTTTCAAAGCTTGATCGTCAATCATCCCGACACGCCCGAAGCAAAAGAGGGGCTCGATTTTTTGGCCTCATTGTTGGAGCGGGCCGAATTGCGTCATCTGGCGCAAGACCGCCTGCATAATGCGGCTGCTTTCTTGGGGGCTTCTTCAAAATTGGGCGCTGAAGCCCAATTTATCATCGCTCAGAGCTATTTCACCGCAGGAGACTGGGCTCATGCCGCGGAGGACTTGGAAAAATTGGGCATTGCGGGCTTTGACGCCGAGCGGTTGGCTTTGAAAGAGTACTATGCGGGTGAATCCTATTACCAATTGGGCAAGTGGAAAAATGCGGTTCGAGCGTTCGAACGCTTGGTCAAAAATTTTCCTCAAGATGAGCGCGTCGCCTTCGCTCTTTTTCGTCTCGGCGCCTCGTATTTTAAGCTTGAGAATTTCCGGGACGCCGCGCAATATTTTGAAGCCCTCGCACAAAATTATCCTAAATCGGATCAGGCGGCCAGCGCCATGTACAACGCGGCCATGAGTTATAAAAGCGCCAAGACTTGGACTCAGGCGGAGAACGCGTTCCTAAATTACATGCGCAAGTTTCCGGATAAAGCCAAAGAAACCGGGGCCCGGGAAGAACTGGCCGCCGTTTATGAGGAACAAAAAAAATACGGCGACGCCGCCATGCAGCTTGACGACGCCAGAAAAGAAATCGGCCGTTTGGAACCGCGCTATGGAGAGATGTCTTTTAAAATCGCCGAGTTGAGGGTTTTAGGCGGACAAGATGACGCCGCCATACAAACGTACGAGTTGTTGCTTGAGGAGTTGCCGGCCAAGAATGAATGGAGGCTCAGCGCCTTGATCAAACTCGGCGAGCTTTATGAAAAGAATAGCCGCTGGCAGGACGCCATCAGGGTTTATGATTTATTGGTCAAAGACGCCGTGAAACCTGAGTGGGTTCAAGCGGGCAAGGCCCGCGCCGAGTTCATCAAGACCAATCATCCGGAAATTTTCGGCGGCGGCAAAAAAACCGGTCCGCAGGGGGGTAACTAA
- the mtgA gene encoding monofunctional biosynthetic peptidoglycan transglycosylase: MKLIPVFSTACFASLFGCLGYLACLPDVSSLKRHNPKETQLMILRETQAEKAGKKSTIIQQWMPYEKISPHLRNAVIVAEDGRYWEHNGFDVDQFREAMRRNWEKKRLHYGASTITQQLAKNLYLSPSKNPLRKAKEAVITRQMEKHLTKRRILEIYLNVAEWGPGIYGAEAAAHHYFGKSANDLTPEEAATLAAYLPAPLRYPKPRNAKYVSRMAKRILIRMRARGYLSDPIGA; this comes from the coding sequence ATGAAACTGATCCCCGTATTTTCCACGGCTTGTTTCGCCTCGTTGTTCGGATGTTTGGGCTACCTGGCTTGCCTGCCGGATGTCTCCTCACTCAAAAGGCACAACCCCAAAGAAACTCAATTGATGATTTTAAGGGAAACGCAGGCCGAAAAAGCCGGCAAAAAATCAACCATCATCCAGCAGTGGATGCCGTATGAAAAAATTTCTCCCCATCTTAGAAATGCCGTGATCGTGGCCGAAGACGGACGCTACTGGGAACATAACGGATTCGACGTTGATCAGTTTAGAGAAGCCATGCGCCGCAATTGGGAAAAAAAACGTTTGCATTACGGCGCGAGCACGATCACGCAACAGCTGGCTAAGAATCTTTATTTGTCGCCGTCAAAAAATCCCCTGCGCAAAGCCAAAGAAGCCGTCATCACCCGGCAGATGGAAAAACACCTGACCAAACGCAGGATTCTTGAAATTTATCTCAATGTCGCGGAATGGGGTCCCGGTATTTACGGAGCCGAGGCTGCGGCGCACCATTATTTCGGAAAATCAGCGAACGATTTAACTCCGGAAGAAGCCGCGACTTTAGCCGCCTACCTGCCGGCCCCTTTACGCTATCCCAAACCCCGCAACGCCAAATACGTTTCCAGGATGGCGAAACGTATTTTGATCAGAATGCGGGCCCGAGGATATTTATCCGACCCAATCGGGGCTTAA
- a CDS encoding phosphoribosylamine--glycine ligase, with translation MKFLCVSRIGAITDLCCQLLKEGCEVRYFIDDKGEREVGDGLAEKVQNWEEWKDWADVIVFDDSDFGEIAVRLRKEGKSVIGGTPYTDRLEMDREFGQQEMKAAGLLNLPSWNFITFDEAIKFVQENPERYVVKPNGTAQEEKVLSFIGQEEDGLDIITILGHYKKSWSSKIKSFQVQKHATGVEVAIGAYFNGSDFIQPVCINFEHKRLFNGDIGPTTGEMGTSMFWCDGGKLFEETLLKMRGRLAAAGYVGYFDINCIANGRGIYPLECTSRFGMPTLSIQMEAMVTPVSELLAALACHEPLNLKVKRGFQVGVVVAVPPFPFDDLKTFKKYSEDSIVLFKRPVKEGIWPADIKIVDGEWRLTGSSGYPMVVTGAGPTMEDARKEAYNRLKNIVIPNMFYRTDIGERWVRDGDLLRTWGYVT, from the coding sequence ATGAAATTTTTGTGCGTGTCGCGCATCGGCGCGATCACGGACTTGTGCTGCCAGTTGCTGAAAGAAGGCTGCGAGGTTCGGTATTTCATTGATGACAAAGGCGAACGGGAGGTCGGCGACGGCCTTGCGGAAAAAGTCCAGAACTGGGAAGAGTGGAAAGATTGGGCTGATGTGATCGTCTTCGATGATTCGGATTTTGGGGAAATCGCGGTACGCTTAAGGAAAGAAGGCAAATCCGTGATCGGCGGAACGCCGTATACGGATCGTTTGGAAATGGACCGGGAGTTTGGGCAGCAGGAGATGAAAGCCGCCGGGCTGTTGAATTTGCCGTCCTGGAATTTCATTACCTTCGACGAGGCCATCAAATTTGTCCAGGAGAACCCCGAGCGTTATGTAGTCAAACCTAACGGCACGGCCCAAGAAGAAAAGGTTCTTTCTTTTATCGGCCAGGAAGAAGATGGGTTGGACATTATCACTATCTTGGGTCATTACAAGAAAAGCTGGTCCAGCAAAATCAAAAGTTTTCAGGTTCAGAAACACGCGACCGGCGTGGAAGTGGCGATCGGCGCTTATTTTAACGGCTCGGACTTCATCCAGCCGGTGTGCATCAATTTCGAGCACAAGCGGCTTTTTAACGGCGATATCGGGCCCACGACCGGAGAAATGGGCACATCCATGTTTTGGTGCGACGGCGGCAAGCTTTTCGAGGAGACGCTGTTGAAAATGAGAGGCCGTTTGGCCGCGGCCGGCTACGTCGGTTATTTCGACATTAATTGCATCGCCAACGGCCGGGGCATTTATCCCTTGGAGTGCACGTCGCGTTTCGGCATGCCTACGCTGTCCATCCAGATGGAGGCGATGGTCACTCCGGTCAGCGAACTCTTGGCGGCTTTAGCTTGCCATGAGCCTCTCAACCTCAAAGTAAAAAGAGGTTTCCAGGTCGGCGTGGTGGTGGCCGTGCCGCCGTTTCCCTTCGATGATTTAAAGACGTTCAAAAAATATTCGGAAGATTCGATTGTTTTATTTAAAAGGCCGGTCAAAGAAGGAATCTGGCCCGCGGATATCAAAATTGTCGACGGCGAATGGCGTCTGACCGGAAGCTCGGGCTATCCCATGGTCGTGACCGGAGCGGGCCCGACCATGGAAGACGCGCGCAAAGAAGCCTATAACCGCCTCAAAAACATCGTCATCCCCAATATGTTCTATCGAACCGATATCGGCGAACGCTGGGTCAGGGATGGGGATTTGCTGAGAACCTGGGGCTACGTTACCTGA
- a CDS encoding NADH-quinone oxidoreductase subunit I has translation MAVKVVERRPLTFWERLYLPAIFAGIWITSAHFFRNLFLHTAHSVGLLKHIQAGVTIQYPEVLRRLASRFRSRHRLTVREEGTPRCVGCMLCETVCPAKCITIVAGEHPDPNVEKYPVRFDIDLGVCVYCGYCVEVCPEDAIRMDTGILDVAATSREAMRLDIHELMNPKLRKPVNECALKFPHQCSVHGGATRGSWEAVYPDRPPTTPAA, from the coding sequence ATGGCCGTTAAAGTTGTTGAGCGCCGCCCCTTGACCTTCTGGGAACGCCTTTATTTGCCCGCCATTTTTGCGGGAATTTGGATCACTTCCGCTCATTTTTTTCGGAATTTATTTCTTCATACGGCGCATAGCGTGGGGCTTCTCAAACATATCCAAGCAGGCGTCACCATTCAATACCCGGAAGTTCTGCGCCGCCTAGCTTCGCGTTTTCGCAGCCGCCACCGTTTGACGGTTCGTGAAGAAGGGACCCCGCGCTGCGTCGGCTGCATGCTTTGTGAAACCGTGTGCCCGGCCAAGTGCATCACCATCGTGGCCGGCGAGCATCCCGATCCCAATGTCGAAAAATATCCGGTGCGCTTCGATATCGATCTGGGCGTTTGCGTTTACTGCGGCTACTGCGTCGAGGTCTGTCCGGAGGACGCGATCCGCATGGATACCGGAATCCTTGATGTCGCCGCCACCTCCAGGGAAGCGATGCGCCTCGACATCCATGAGCTCATGAATCCGAAATTAAGAAAACCGGTCAATGAGTGCGCGTTAAAATTTCCTCACCAATGCTCCGTGCACGGCGGCGCCACCCGCGGCAGTTGGGAAGCGGTTTATCCTGACCGCCCCCCAACAACTCCGGCCGCGTAA
- the nuoH gene encoding NADH-quinone oxidoreductase subunit NuoH, producing MIEAFLIKLLLAGLVFFGVLNLAGLHAWVERKQSALMQDRIGANRASIFGFRVLGLFHPLADAIKMFTKEDLIPKGADKYLHTLAPFLSMVFALAAFATIPFGDELHWAGRTISLQVVNINVGLLYVFAMLSMGVYGVILAGFASRNNYAILGGLRAASQMLSYEIALGISILGLIMVYGTVDLQELVRAQGRTLGGWIPFWGIVAQPLAFFIFLAAALAETKRIPFDLPEGESEIIGYFVEYSGMKFGMFFMTDFIETVMVACLATTLFFGGWQVPFLSPDGFHFPWGGFYGVPHLAYVLLGVASFTIKVIVFCWLFMTIRWTLPRFRYDQLMQLGWRRLFPLSVANVLVTGFFLI from the coding sequence ATGATCGAAGCCTTCCTGATCAAGTTATTGCTGGCCGGGTTGGTTTTTTTCGGCGTGCTGAATTTGGCCGGGCTTCACGCATGGGTGGAGCGCAAACAATCGGCGCTCATGCAGGATCGAATCGGCGCGAACCGGGCGAGCATTTTTGGTTTTCGCGTTCTTGGGCTTTTTCATCCCCTGGCCGACGCGATCAAGATGTTCACCAAGGAAGACTTGATCCCCAAGGGCGCGGATAAATACTTGCATACCCTGGCGCCTTTTCTCTCAATGGTTTTCGCGTTGGCGGCATTCGCCACCATTCCTTTCGGCGATGAGCTGCATTGGGCGGGCCGCACCATCAGCCTGCAGGTGGTCAATATCAATGTCGGTTTGCTCTATGTGTTTGCGATGCTGTCCATGGGCGTTTACGGCGTTATCCTGGCCGGATTCGCCTCCCGCAATAATTACGCGATTTTGGGGGGATTAAGAGCCGCTTCTCAAATGCTCTCTTATGAAATCGCGCTCGGCATTTCTATTTTGGGGCTGATCATGGTTTACGGAACCGTCGATCTTCAGGAGCTTGTCCGGGCGCAAGGCCGGACATTGGGCGGGTGGATTCCTTTTTGGGGAATCGTCGCCCAGCCGCTGGCTTTTTTTATTTTTTTGGCCGCGGCTTTGGCGGAAACAAAGCGTATCCCCTTTGATCTTCCGGAAGGCGAATCCGAAATCATCGGGTATTTCGTCGAATACAGCGGCATGAAATTCGGGATGTTTTTCATGACGGATTTTATCGAGACCGTGATGGTCGCTTGTTTGGCGACGACCTTATTTTTCGGCGGCTGGCAGGTGCCCTTTTTGAGCCCGGACGGTTTTCATTTTCCATGGGGCGGATTTTACGGCGTGCCCCATTTGGCTTACGTCTTGCTTGGCGTGGCCAGTTTCACGATCAAGGTCATTGTTTTTTGCTGGCTGTTCATGACCATTCGCTGGACCTTGCCCAGGTTTCGCTATGATCAGCTCATGCAACTGGGCTGGCGCCGTTTGTTCCCGTTATCCGTGGCCAATGTTTTGGTGACAGGATTTTTTCTTATCTAA